A single window of bacterium DNA harbors:
- a CDS encoding TIGR03936 family radical SAM-associated protein, translating to MINNNTSVKTKDTLYRARFKYAKLQDMKYLSQLDITRIIKQILFLVKAPVVIKEGFNPQLKISFGRALPLGIKSICEYFDLFLYQESDLDKMIKDMNKKFPSGLKILKGQYISLKEESIFSSMNTGIFKVAVVLNKDFELVEAKIKNLMINQDKINFTTKNKEKEILLATILRSIDIKNRGKNQAIISLVLKDIIDPKKILAFLNEDIKISNIRCLEFLNT from the coding sequence ATGATCAATAATAATACTTCCGTAAAAACAAAGGACACTCTTTATCGAGCAAGGTTTAAGTATGCTAAGCTCCAGGATATGAAGTATTTATCCCAATTAGATATTACCCGGATAATCAAACAAATCTTATTTTTGGTTAAAGCTCCGGTGGTGATCAAAGAAGGGTTTAATCCTCAACTTAAAATTTCTTTTGGGCGAGCACTTCCCTTAGGAATAAAAAGCATTTGTGAATACTTTGATTTATTTTTATATCAAGAGAGTGATTTAGATAAGATGATCAAAGATATGAATAAAAAGTTTCCCTCTGGATTAAAGATTTTAAAGGGCCAGTATATTTCTTTAAAAGAAGAATCAATCTTTTCCTCTATGAATACCGGTATCTTTAAAGTAGCAGTAGTTCTAAACAAAGATTTTGAATTAGTCGAAGCTAAAATTAAAAATCTTATGATCAATCAGGATAAGATAAATTTTACCACCAAGAATAAAGAGAAAGAAATCCTGCTTGCTACTATATTAAGGAGCATTGATATAAAAAACAGAGGAAAGAACCAAGCAATTATTAGTCTAGTTTTAAAAGATATAATCGACCCAAAAAAGATCTTAGCTTTTCTAAATGAAGATATAAAGATAAGCAATATTCGATGCCTAGAGTTTTTAAATACTTAG